One Brassica napus cultivar Da-Ae chromosome C2, Da-Ae, whole genome shotgun sequence DNA window includes the following coding sequences:
- the LOC106421312 gene encoding uncharacterized protein LOC106421312, giving the protein MEKEISDENKLKGHSLAHIVSPSLSLFYLMDSSKTRLVARRSDPANFPAKKNISSRRSLSSSSFLFPGDSPLNSLATPLGLIGVPFSWEQLPGKPKDYSHRLNHRRNNESSVILPLPPHRSITFPVTGKNHKSNCPTKRSSSPVTAMEKDPFAAALLECSKDDDEDEEDVDRRYRGNSGRPSKVLVNNSISGRFGLVSLYGSCRRTCAVSESIVYLPKPGKAASYDHLLLPRRHR; this is encoded by the coding sequence ATGGAGAAAGAAATCTCTGATGAGAATAAACTAAAAGGCCATTCTCTAGCCCACATtgtctctccctctctctctctcttctaccTTATGGATTCTTCAAAAACCAGATTAGTGGCCAGACGATCTGATCCGGCCAACTTTCCGGCGAAGAAAAATATTTCTTCCCGGCgatctttatcttcttcttccttcttgttTCCAGGTGACTCTCCTTTAAACTCTCTGGCGACTCCTCTTGGTCTCATCGGTGTTCCATTCTCATGGGAACAGCTTCCTGGGAAACCCAAAGACTACTCTCATAGACTCAACCACCGCCGCAACAACGAGTCTTCAGTTATATTACCTCTCCCTCCTCACCGGAGTATCACCTTTCCGGTCACCGGTAAAAACCATAAATCTAACTGTCCCACTAAAAGGAGCAGCTCCCCGGTGACGGCGATGGAGAAAGATCCTTTCGCGGCGGCGTTGTTGGAATGTTCCAAAGATGACgacgaagatgaagaagacgTAGATCGGAGGTACCGAGGAAACTCCGGTAGGCCAAGCAAGGTGTTGGTAAATAACAGCATCAGCGGCAGGTTCGGGTTAGTAAGTCTCTACGGTTCTTGTCGGAGAACTTGTGCAGTTTCAGAGTCCATTGTTTATCTTCCGAAACCGGGAAAAGCTGCTTCGTATGATCATCTGCTTCTTCCACGCCGTCACCGTTGA
- the LOC106410918 gene encoding uncharacterized protein LOC106410918: MPILSGNVEMFPWLIWYIWKARNEKCFNGKDVTPLDTLQLASSEAETWLIAQIVEEVADAVPEEGAVPTLNEGRAMNFKWRCQVDASWKDKEEGAGMGFVLFEENQAKLIGVRKGGCVPSPMHAEAEALCWAMKETRRLGATEVCFESDCQHLVRLIQTRRNGRPLARNSTRSTLSVLNSLPFLFALFAVMIMSVQTVFQRQVDHEYQAFVSWITRYHHG; this comes from the coding sequence ATGCCTATTCTATCTGGAAATGTTGAGATGTTCCCTTGGCtgatatggtatatatggaaggcTCGTAATGAGAAGTGCTTCAACGGAAAGGACGTCACACCTCTGGATACACTCCAGCTCGCAAGCAGCGAAGCTGAAACATGGCTGATCGCGCAGATAGTGGAGGAAGTAGCAGACGCGGTACCAGAGGAAGGGGCTGTACCAACACTGAATGAGGGGCGAGCAATGAACTTTAAATGGAGATGCCAAGTTGATGCATCTTGGAAGGATAAGGAGGAAGGAGCCGGTATGGGATTCGttctttttgaagaaaatcaagCAAAACTGATAGGAGTGAGAAAGGGTGGGTGTGTGCCGTCGCCAATGCACGCTGAAGCAGAGGCTCTGTGTTGGGCGATGAAAGAGACACGACGACTAGGAGCTACGGAAGTCTGCTTTGAGTCGGACTGCCAACATCTGGTCCGTCTCATTCAAACCCGCAGGAATGGCCGGCCCTTGGCTCGGAACTCGACGAGATCGACTTTATCAGTTCTGAATTCTCTTCCTTTTCTATTCGCTTTATTCGCCGTAATGATAATGTCCGTGCAGACTGTCTTTCAAAGGCAGGTCGATCACGAGTATCAGGCTTTTGTTTCGTGGATAACAAGATACCACCATGGCTAG